In Zonotrichia albicollis isolate bZonAlb1 chromosome 26, bZonAlb1.hap1, whole genome shotgun sequence, a genomic segment contains:
- the PPIA gene encoding peptidyl-prolyl cis-trans isomerase A — protein sequence MANPVVFFDIAANNEPLGRVTFELFADKVPKTAENFRALSTGEKGFGYKGSCFHRIIPGFMCQGGDFTRHNGTGGKSIYGEKFPDENFILKHTGPGILSMANAGPNTNGSQFFICTAKTEWLDGKHVVFGRVKEGMNVVEAMERCGSKDGKTSKKITITDCGQLS from the exons ATGGCCAACCCCGTCGTCTTCTTCGATATCGCCGCTAATAACGAGCCCCTGGGTCGCGTCACCTTCGAG CTCTTTGCAGACAAGGTGCCGAAGACAGCAG AAAACTtccgtgctctgagcactggtGAGAAGGGATTTGGCTACAAGGGGTCCTGCTTCCACAGAATCATTCCTGGGTTCATGTGCCAG GGTGGTGACTTCACACGCCACAATGGCACTGGAGGCAAATCCATCTATGGGGAGAAGTTCCCAGATGAGAACTTCATCCTGAAGCACACGGGTCCTGGTATCCTGTCGATGGCCAATGCTGGCCCCAACACGAACGGTTCCCAGTTCTTCATCTGCACTGCCAAGACCGAGTG GCTGGATGGCAAGCATGTTGTCTTCGGCCGCGTCAAGGAGGGGATGAATGTGGTGGAGGCCATGGAGCGCTGCGGCTCCAAAGATGGCAAAACAAGCAAGAAGATCACCATCACCGACTGTGGGCAGCTCTCGTAA